AATGCGGATCTTTCTCAGTATCGCTATATTCATGGTGCATGCGGTGCATTACACCATAGGCCCGGGGAATCAGATAAGATGAGCCCTGGAAAAGCCATGTGCAGAAATAAAAGAAACGCTCCCAGAACTTACTGGTAGTATACATCTGGTGGGATGCGTATCTGTGTAAATAAAATGTGTGGAAGAACAGTGAAAAGAACCAATGCACACAAAAGAATATCAGGATCGCCGTCATTTCGATACTTTAAATTGACAATAATCGTCAAAGTTACATTAATCGCACCGATATTTCGTCATCAAAAAGACCTTGTTAGTGAATGAAATGTTAAAATAATATCAAATTCACTTTTTCTTCGCCCATCGCAGCTCCAAAAGGTTCATACCATTGCCGGAGAAACCACTGATACCGGGTTGTACGAGGTGTATCGCCTCATCATAAAAGAGTGGCACTACAGCGGCATCTTCCATGATCATATTATCCATATCCTGATACATGGCATAGCGCAGGCTGTCATTACTTTCTTCCAGGGCCCGTTCATAAAGCTTATCGAAGGCCGGGTTGCTATAACGCGTGTAGTTAGGCGGCGCCGGGTTCCTGCTGTAAAACATGGCAAGATAGCTCTCTGCATCCGGGTAGTCGGCGATCCAGCTGGCCCTGAAAAACAGCGCCTGTGATTTGGCGGTCTGTTCCAGCAGCAGGCTTTTCTGCACTACCTCTACCTGTATGCGTATCCCGGCGTCCTGGAGCTGGTTGGCCACATAATTTGCCAGGTCGGCGTAAATAGGGATGGTGAGCAGCCGCAACACGGGCATTCCTTTGCCCTCCGGGAAGCCGGCTTCTTTCAGCAGCTGCCTCGTTTTTGCCGGATCAAATGTATAGCCTTTCACTTTGGTGGTGCTGAACGATGGCAGACCAGCAGGCACAAAACCCGCTGTGGCGGCCGTGCCGATGCCATTACGCAGATAGGTCATCATTTTCGTACGGTCGAAACCGTAGTTTACTGCCTGACGTACTTTCTTTAAACGCAGCGGAGATGATTTTACCAACGTATTGTTGCTGTCAGTCAGGAAACCCAGGTATTCTGTATTCAGATAAGGGTGCTTGTCGAGTACGATCTTACCCTCCCACTCTTTGCGCAAACGCCCTTGTTTGGTGAGTACTTCATCTTTAAATGAGGCGTCGATGTCGTTCATAAAATCGAGCTGCCCCTGACGGAACAACAGGAACTCTGCTGCCTTGCTGTCGAGGAAGCTCACCTGTACGGCGTCCAGGTAAGGTAAACGGCGCCCGGTGCTGTCTTTTTCAAAATATCCGGGGTTCCGGTGAAGCACCAGTGCCTGTCCTTCATCCCAGTAGAAAAACCTGAAAGGCCCTGTGCCACAGGGATGATTCCGGAAATCCTTCCCGTATTTTTCAATAGCCTCATGTGGTACAATGGAGCAGTATTGCATACTGAGTATTCCCATTACCGGGTGAAAGGGCCTGTAAAGATGCAGCTGGAAAGTAGAATCATTAAGGGCCCGGAATCCGCTGTCGATGCTCAGTTTATCGTTGAATATCCACGCTCCCGGCGAAGCCGTAGCCGGATCCATGATCCGCCGCAGGCTGTATACCACGTCCTGCGCGGTCATGCGCCGCCCTTTGCCCCCGGGAAAGATATCGCTGTTATGGAAGTACACATCCGTACGCAGATCGAAGGTATAGGTCAGGTGGTCGTCGGAAATATGCCATTGCTTTGCCAGCGAAGGGCGGATTTCGAGATTGCTGTCCGGCTCTACCAGCGTGTTATAGAGCTGTTTTACCGCCCATATCACTTCCTGGCTTTTGGCGAAAGCCGGATCGAGGGTAGCAAGACTATTCGTACTATTGTACCTGAATACCTGTGCATGTTGCCGTTCGGGGCCGGTGCAGGAGCAAAAGATGCCGATGGCAAGCAGCAACAGGGGCAGTTTTAACATAAACGACTGGCAATAACTACTTTTCATTTGGCAGTAAATTAATATCTTTCCGGTTAAAATATAAGAATAAATATGCGTGGCATAGCAATGCTTTGTATGGGCCTTATGGCCAGCCTTACAGCAGGAGCACAACATTTCAGCAGGGCCGATACCCTGAGGGGCAGTATTACCCCGCAGCGGGCCTGGTGGGATGTAACCACTTACGACCTGCATGTAAAAGTTAACCCGGAAGACAGCACCTTCAGCGGCTTTAATACCATTACCTATAAGGTGCTGCAGCCTGATTCCCTGCTGCAGATCGACCTGCAGGTACCGATGGTGATCGATAGCGTGATCCAGGACAAAAAAGCGCTTGAATTTACCCGCGACGGAAACGCCTGGTTCATCAGGTTGAAGTCGCCCCAGCAGAAGGACAAATCAAAGCAGCTGACCGTCTTTTACAGCGGCAAGCCCCGTCGCGCCAGGAACGCGCCCTGGGATGGCGGTGTAGTATGGGCGCGGGATGAGAAAGACAGGCCCTGGATAGCCACTGCCTGCCAGGGGCTGGGCGCCAGTATCTGGTGGCCGAATAAAGACACACAAAGCGATGAGCCGGATGATATGACGATCAGCGTCACTGTACCTGCGGAGCTGACGGACGTGTCTAACGGCAGACTGAAGAAAATAAAGGAGAACCCGGATGGAACGCGGACCTTCATCTGGCAGGTAGATAATCCTATCAACAACTACGATGTGGCCGTAAACGTGGGTTATTATAAAGAAATAAAAGACAGCTATTCCGGCGAAGGTGGGAAACTGGACCTGGGCTACTGGGTATTGGATTATAATGAAGACAAAGCCCGCGAACATTTCAAAGTGGTGAAACCTATGCTGAAGTGCTTCGAGTATTGGTTTGGCAAATATCCATTTTACAAAGACAGCTACAAGCTGGTAGAAGCGCCTTACCTGGGAATGGAGCACCAGAGTGCGGTGGCATATGGTAATAACTATCGGATGGGCTACAAAGGTAACGACCTGTCTGGTAGCGGCTGGGGCTTAAAATGGGATTTTATCATTATCCATGAAAGCGGCCACGAATGGTTTGGCAATAACATTACGGCTAAGGATATCGCAGATATGTGGATTCATGAATCCTTTACGAACTACTCCGAGACCTTGTTTACAGAGTGCCAGTATGGCCGGAAAGCGGCCGACGAATATCTGCAGGGCCTTAGAAAGATCATCAAAAACGATA
The genomic region above belongs to Chitinophaga sp. 180180018-3 and contains:
- a CDS encoding ABC transporter substrate-binding protein; translated protein: MKSSYCQSFMLKLPLLLLAIGIFCSCTGPERQHAQVFRYNSTNSLATLDPAFAKSQEVIWAVKQLYNTLVEPDSNLEIRPSLAKQWHISDDHLTYTFDLRTDVYFHNSDIFPGGKGRRMTAQDVVYSLRRIMDPATASPGAWIFNDKLSIDSGFRALNDSTFQLHLYRPFHPVMGILSMQYCSIVPHEAIEKYGKDFRNHPCGTGPFRFFYWDEGQALVLHRNPGYFEKDSTGRRLPYLDAVQVSFLDSKAAEFLLFRQGQLDFMNDIDASFKDEVLTKQGRLRKEWEGKIVLDKHPYLNTEYLGFLTDSNNTLVKSSPLRLKKVRQAVNYGFDRTKMMTYLRNGIGTAATAGFVPAGLPSFSTTKVKGYTFDPAKTRQLLKEAGFPEGKGMPVLRLLTIPIYADLANYVANQLQDAGIRIQVEVVQKSLLLEQTAKSQALFFRASWIADYPDAESYLAMFYSRNPAPPNYTRYSNPAFDKLYERALEESNDSLRYAMYQDMDNMIMEDAAVVPLFYDEAIHLVQPGISGFSGNGMNLLELRWAKKK
- a CDS encoding M1 family metallopeptidase, producing MRGIAMLCMGLMASLTAGAQHFSRADTLRGSITPQRAWWDVTTYDLHVKVNPEDSTFSGFNTITYKVLQPDSLLQIDLQVPMVIDSVIQDKKALEFTRDGNAWFIRLKSPQQKDKSKQLTVFYSGKPRRARNAPWDGGVVWARDEKDRPWIATACQGLGASIWWPNKDTQSDEPDDMTISVTVPAELTDVSNGRLKKIKENPDGTRTFIWQVDNPINNYDVAVNVGYYKEIKDSYSGEGGKLDLGYWVLDYNEDKAREHFKVVKPMLKCFEYWFGKYPFYKDSYKLVEAPYLGMEHQSAVAYGNNYRMGYKGNDLSGSGWGLKWDFIIIHESGHEWFGNNITAKDIADMWIHESFTNYSETLFTECQYGRKAADEYLQGLRKIIKNDIPIIAPYGVNAEGSGDMYPKGANMIHNIRQIMENDEAFRSMLRGLNKTFYHQTVTTKQIENYISNAVGMDLSKVFDQYLRDTTIPTLEYRFKGRQLQYRWVSDVKDFNMPIKVKLSDEGYKLIYPGTLWRTSNTTLTDLSKFEVDKNFYVKVREVK